The sequence GTGGAGAGTTCGGCGCGGTCGGCCGCGGTGCGCACCCGGTCGGCGAGGTCGGCGAACCGCACCGCGTCGGCGCGCCGCTGCAGCAGCAGGTGCTCCGTCCGCCCGCTCGCGTACGATCCGGCCAGGGGCAGGGACAGCAACAGCGTCGCGGCCCCCATCAGCACCATCAGGACGGCCAGCAACCTGCGCCTCATCGCCCGCCCCGGCCGTCCGTGCCCGGCGCCGGCGAACCCAGCTGGTAGCCGAAGCCCCGCACCGTGCGCACCAGTTCGGCGCGGCCCGTCTTCGCGCGGATGCCCGCCACATGCACATCCAGGGACCGCGAGGCGGCGAGGAAGGCGTCGCCCCAGATCCGGTCCAGGATCTCCTCGCGGGAGTGCACCTCGCCCGGCCGCGCCGCGAGGAACGCGAGGACGTCGAACTCGCGCCGGGTCAGCCGTACGTCCGCTCCGGCGACCCTCACCGTACGGCCCGCGATGTCGATCTCGACATCGCCGCTGCGCACGGGGCCTCGGCCGCGGTCCGTGCCGTCCGCGCGGTGCGCCGCCGCCCCGGTGCGGCGGCGCACCGTGTCGATCCGGGCCATCAGCTCGTTCATCCGGAACGGCTTGACCACATAGTCGTCGGCCCCGGCCCGCAGCCCCTGCACGATGTCGCGCTCCTCGCAGCGGGCCGTCACCACGATCAGCGGCGCGTCGCACACCGTCCGCAGCCGCCGCAGCAGCTCGAGCCCGTCCAGATCGGGCAGGCCGAGGTCGAGCAGCACGAACTCGGCCTCATGCACCCATCGCAGGGCGTCCAGGGCCCGGCCGGCCCTGCGGACGGTGTGCCCGCGCTGGGCGAGGGCGGTGATCAGGGCCTGGGCCATACGGTCGTCGTCCTCGACGAGCAGCGCGTGCATGGGAAGTCCTCGTGCCGTGGTGACCTGGGCGGCAGCTTACGCAAGCGGCACGGCCCCGGTCAGCACCGCGTCAGCGGACGGCGTCCGCGGCGGCCGCACCGGCATCGGGACCGGAAGCGGCCTCCTGCGCCTCGGCGCGGCTGAGCGCCGCGTCCCGGGTGTCCGGCATCAGCACGTAGGTGACCAGCGAGATGAGCGCGCACCCCGACACGTACCAGAAGAACGTCTTCTCGTGACCACTGTCCTTGAACCACAGGGCCACGTACTCCGCCGTGCCGCCGAACAGGGCGTTGGCGACGGCGTACGGCAGAGCCACGCCGAGGGCGCGGACCCGGGTGGGGAACAGCTCCGCCTTCACGGCCGCGTTGATCGAGGTGTAGCCGGTGACGATGACCAGGGCCAGCAGGGACAGACCCAGCGCCGACCAGTAGGAGGACGCCGAGCCGAGCGCGGTCATGATGGGATACGTGCCCACCGTGCAGCCGACCGCGAAGGTGATCAGCAGCGGCCGGCGGCCGATCCGGTCGGAGAGCATCCCGGCGAACGGCTGGAGCAGCGCGAAGACGCTGAGCGCGGTGAAACTCACCAGGGTGGCAGTGGACTTGGCCAGGCCGGCGCTGCCGATCAGATACTTGGTGAGATACGTGGTGTACGTGTAGTAGGCCACCGTGCCGCCCAGGGTGAGCGCCATGACGAGCCCTGCCTCACGACGGTGCTCCCACAGCGCGGTGAGGCTGCCGCGCGCGGTGTCCGTACGCTCGTCCGTGCCGGACTCCTCGGTGAAGGCTTCCGTCTCCGTCAGCCGGCGCCGCAGCCAGAACACCACCACGGCGAACACCGCGCCGAGCGCGAAGGGGATCCGCCAGCCCCAGCTCTCCAGCTGATGCGTACTCAGGGTGTGCTGCATCGTGATCAGGATCGCGAGGCCGAGGAGCTGTCCGCACGTCATCGACACGTACTGGAACGAGGAGCCGAGACCTCGCCGGTCGCGGGCCGACGCCTCGGTCAGATACGTGGCGCTGGCCGCGTACTCGCCTCCGATGCTCAGTCCCTGCAGCAGCCGGGCCAGGAGCAGGACCAGCGCGCCGAGGTAGCCGGCCTGGCCGTAGGTCGGCGCGACGGTGATGAGCAGGGCGGCCACCGACATCATGCTGAC is a genomic window of Streptomyces griseochromogenes containing:
- a CDS encoding response regulator transcription factor, which translates into the protein MHALLVEDDDRMAQALITALAQRGHTVRRAGRALDALRWVHEAEFVLLDLGLPDLDGLELLRRLRTVCDAPLIVVTARCEERDIVQGLRAGADDYVVKPFRMNELMARIDTVRRRTGAAAHRADGTDRGRGPVRSGDVEIDIAGRTVRVAGADVRLTRREFDVLAFLAARPGEVHSREEILDRIWGDAFLAASRSLDVHVAGIRAKTGRAELVRTVRGFGYQLGSPAPGTDGRGGR
- a CDS encoding MFS transporter; this encodes MSPSAALPGQPPADSRGGRRLALVGGSLGNLVEWYDWFVYASFAIYFADSFFPGDNPTTKLLNTAGIFAVGFLMRPVGGWILGRAADRHGRKSALTLTVSMMSVAALLITVAPTYGQAGYLGALVLLLARLLQGLSIGGEYAASATYLTEASARDRRGLGSSFQYVSMTCGQLLGLAILITMQHTLSTHQLESWGWRIPFALGAVFAVVVFWLRRRLTETEAFTEESGTDERTDTARGSLTALWEHRREAGLVMALTLGGTVAYYTYTTYLTKYLIGSAGLAKSTATLVSFTALSVFALLQPFAGMLSDRIGRRPLLITFAVGCTVGTYPIMTALGSASSYWSALGLSLLALVIVTGYTSINAAVKAELFPTRVRALGVALPYAVANALFGGTAEYVALWFKDSGHEKTFFWYVSGCALISLVTYVLMPDTRDAALSRAEAQEAASGPDAGAAAADAVR